A window from Branchiostoma floridae strain S238N-H82 chromosome 16, Bfl_VNyyK, whole genome shotgun sequence encodes these proteins:
- the LOC118403321 gene encoding angiotensin-converting enzyme-like: protein MNPTTAAAAIQAQNQLKEWALKKRKEAKRFTPAIYSEDLRRQFWLISLDGTPEDANELRQLSKLQNEIESLYSTGKACRDENGNEACHPLEPDLEHIFATSRDYNELQWAWLGFRDAVGPAMREKFARLVELKNSGAREHGFGNFWERLEAPFEIENLLDVANDLWTQIRPLYIQLHAYVRRKLATFYGEDKVSTTGPIPAHLLGNIWAKWWGNIYDLVAPYPDQPDMNVTSVLLQKGYDPLRMFKTAEEFFTSLGLRELPEVFWEKSMIVRPENREVSCHPTSWDFYHHSDVRVKMCTEVNREFLGTIHHELGHIQYFLQYEDQPMLYRDGANPGFHEAVGDTVALSAMTPAHLRTVGLLEDWPDTHESDINFLLRVALDKIPALAMHLMIDTWQSRVFSGEITPDEYNREWWKLRLEYQGLSPPAQRTEEDFDAGSKFHIVYGFAMMRYFVSYIVQFHFHEALCREAGYLQGPLHRCDIYGSSDAGERLREMLRMGNSQPWPEAMRTMTGQNKMVTSAILEYFQPLMEWLKEQNKKESLGW from the exons ATGAACCCCACAACTGCAGCGGCTGCGATACAAGCTCAGAATCAACTTAAGGAATGGGCGTTAAAGAAACGAAAGGAAGCTAAGAG ATTCACTCCAGCTATATATTCAGAAGACCTGAGGAGACAATTCTGGTTGATTTCGCTAGATGGCACTCCAGAGGATGCTAACGAACTCAG ACAATTGTCCAAGCTCCAAAATGAAATCGAAAGTCTGTACAGCACGGGCAAGGCATGCCGGGATGAAAACGGAAACGAGGCTTGTCATCCGCTCGAACCTGACCTTGAACACATCTTCGCGACATCACGTGACTATAACGAACTGCAGTGGGCGTGGCTAGGCTTTCGCGACGCGGTTGGTCCGGCTATGAGAGAGAAATTCGCGCGACTGGTAGAACTGAAAAACAGCGGAGCACGAGAACATG GATTTGGTAACTTTTGGGAACGCCTTGAAGCGCCGTTTGAGATAGAAAACTTGCTGGACGTTGCTAACGACCTGTGGACTCAGATCAGACCCCTGTACATCCAGCTACATGCTTACGTAAGGAGAAAACTAGCCACTTTCTATGGCGAAGACAAGGTCTCAACAACAGGGCCAATACCTGCACACCTACTAG GAAACATTTGGGCTAAGTGGTGGGGCAACATTTACGATTTGGTGGCACCCTACCCAGACCAACCGGATATGAACGTCACTTCCGTCCTGTTGCAAAAGGGATATGACCCACTGCGCATGTTCAAGACTGCAGAGGAGTTCTTCACCTCCCTTGGTTTGCGGGAACTACCAGAG GTTTTCTGGGAGAAGTCTATGATCGTCCGCCCCGAGAACAGGGAAGTGTCATGCCACCCAACATCCTGGGACTTCTATCACCATAGCGACGTCAG GGTGAAGATGTGTACAGAGGTGAACCGTGAGTTCCTGGGGACAATTCATCACGAGCTGGGACACATCCAGTATTTCCTGCAGTACGAG GACCAGCCTATGCTGTACAGGGACGGTGCGAACCCGGGGTTCCACGAGGCTGTAGGCGACACCGTGGCCCTGTCCGCCATGACACCTGCACATCTCCGTACTGTGGGGCTGCTGGAAGACTGGCCAGATACGCACg AAAGCGACATCAACTTTCTGTTGAGGGTAGCCCTGGACAAGATCCCGGCCCTGGCCATGCATCTGATGATTGACACTTGGCAGAGTCGCGTCTTCAGCGGCGAGATAACTCCAGACGAGTACAACAGGGAGTGGTGGAAACTCAG ATTGGAGTACCAGGGACTGTCGCCTCCTGCACAAAGAACAGAAGAAGATTTTGATGCTGGGTCCAAGTTTCACATTGTCTACGGATTTGCCATGATGAG GTACTTTGTAAGCTACATTGTCCAGTTCCATTTCCACGAGGCCCTGTGTAGGGAGGCGGGATATCTGCAGGGTCCGCTCCATAGGTGTGACATCTACGGGTCATCTGATGCTGGGGAGAGACTACG TGAGATGCTGAGGATGGGAAACAGTCAACCCTGGCCAGAAGCCATGAGGACCATGACTGGACAGAACAAGATGGTGACGTCCGCAATTTTGGAGTATTTTCAGCCGCTCATGGAATGGTTAAAGGAACAGAATAAGAAGGAGAGTTTAGGTTGGTAG
- the LOC118403323 gene encoding UDP-glucuronosyltransferase 2C1-like isoform X1: MWTGFHLLVVAAILSQCAQAADILVATVTFGSPWLDVAKIAEALSSRGHVVTVVAPASEKTDLMRKFPSFRFETFGDPEKPPLMKETLKTLPPIIAFSSLGALGYLEVFGNALSGIFGLCEGMLSDSRLMTRLKNGHYDVVLTYPAISCGPIVAQYLDLPLVCTLRSIPLGIDTRTSGVPTPLAYVPTMGLGLSDRMTFFQRVMNVLAYVLINAVARPVVERTYNVLARRTIGDNYTMSAALARTDVWLYQSDLMFDFPKPIMPNMVSIAGHMADKVKPLSENLETFMQSSGDAGVVIVTFGSMIAAMPAETADMLAAAFARLPQKVVWRYAGAPPPSLGSNTKTMQWVPQSDLLAHPKTKAFVSHCGYNGVSEAMYHGVPLIGMPLFGDQHDNIARVEARGMAVTLDIHSVTSEEVYQAITTVVSNPRYKEKAKYISTHLQDQPQSPMERATWWIEHVIKHGGLPHLRSRAIELPFYQYYLLDVLALIVAVITSVLLLCWKCCSLACGLCKRSRANTKHKTN; this comes from the exons ATGTGGACGGGTTTCCATCTCCTGGTTGTTGCTGCCATTTTGTCACAATGCGCTCAAGCTGCGGACATTCTGGTGGCGACAGTGACGTTCGGCAGCCCGTGGTTGGACGTGGCGAAGATTGCCGAAGCCTTGTCCTCCCGAGGACATGTCGTCACCGTGGTGGCTCCTGCTAGTGAAAAGACCGATCTGATGCGAAAATTTCCGAGCTTTCGCTTCGAAACGTTTGGGGATCCCGAAAAACCGCCATTGATGAAAGAGACCTTGAAAACTCTCCCACCAATCATC GCATTTTCTTCACTTGGAGCACTAGGCTACCTAGAAGTGTTTGGAAACGCGCTCTCTGGCATCTTCGGTCTCTGTGAGGGAATGTTGAGTGACAGCCGGCTGATGACCAGACTGAAGAACGGCCACTATGACGTAGTGCTGACGTACCCTGCAATTTCATGTGGACCAATCGTGGCTCAGTACCTGGACCTGCCTCTTGTCTGCACCCTACGGTCTATACCTCTTGGAATAG ACACTCGTACTAGTGGCGTCCCCACCCCTCTTGCCTACGTACCAACAATGGGCTTAGGGTTGTCGGATAGGATGACATTTTTCCAAAGAGTCATGAACGTTTTAGCTTATGTACTGATAAATGCTGTGGCGCGGCCAGTTGTCGAGAGAACTTACAACGTTTTGGCAAGAAG AACCATCGGGGACAACTACACCATGTCTGCTGCCTTGGCAAGAACCGACGTATGGCTCTACCAATCAGACCTCATGTTTGACTTCCCTAAACCTATCATGCCAAATATGGTCAGCATAGCGGGTCACATGGCTGACAAAGTCAAGCCGCTCAGTGAG AACCTGGAGACGTTCATGCAGAGCTCTGGAGATGCCGGAGTCGTGATTGTAACGTTCGGCTCCATGATAGCGGCTATGCCGGCAGAGACAGCCGACATGCTGGCCGCTGCCTTTGCCCGTCTGCCGCAGAAGGTTGTGTGGCGCTACGCTGGGGCGCCACCTCCAAGTCTGGGCTCCAACACCAAGACCATGCAGTGGGTACCCCAGAGCGACTTACTCG CTCATCCCAAGACAAAGGCGTTTGTATCACACTGTGGCTACAACGGTGTATCAGAGGCCATGTACCACGGGGTTCCCTTGATCGGCATGCCTCTGTTCGGTGACCAACACGACAACATTGCCCGGGTGGAGGCCCGAGGGATGGCTGTGACACTGGACATCCACAGCGTGACGTCAGAAGAAGTTTACCAGGCCATCACTACGGTTGTTTCCAATCCCAG ATATAAGGAGAAAGCCAAATACATCTCCACCCACCTCCAGGACCAACCACAGTCACCCATGGAGCGAGCAACATGGTGGATagaacacgtcatcaaacatggcggcctCCCTCATCTGAGGTCGAGGGCAATCGAACTGCCCTTCTACCAGTATTATCTGTTAGACGTCTTAGCCCTGATTGTGGCTGTTATAACTAGTGTGTTATTGCTTTGTTGGAAGTGTTGTTCGCTTGCATGTGGCCTATGCAAAAGGAGTAGAGCTAATACCAAGCACAAGACTAATTGA
- the LOC118403323 gene encoding UDP-glucuronosyltransferase 1A1-like isoform X2 codes for MLSDSRLMTRLKNGHYDVVLTYPAISCGPIVAQYLDLPLVCTLRSIPLGIDTRTSGVPTPLAYVPTMGLGLSDRMTFFQRVMNVLAYVLINAVARPVVERTYNVLARRTIGDNYTMSAALARTDVWLYQSDLMFDFPKPIMPNMVSIAGHMADKVKPLSENLETFMQSSGDAGVVIVTFGSMIAAMPAETADMLAAAFARLPQKVVWRYAGAPPPSLGSNTKTMQWVPQSDLLAHPKTKAFVSHCGYNGVSEAMYHGVPLIGMPLFGDQHDNIARVEARGMAVTLDIHSVTSEEVYQAITTVVSNPRYKEKAKYISTHLQDQPQSPMERATWWIEHVIKHGGLPHLRSRAIELPFYQYYLLDVLALIVAVITSVLLLCWKCCSLACGLCKRSRANTKHKTN; via the exons ATGTTGAGTGACAGCCGGCTGATGACCAGACTGAAGAACGGCCACTATGACGTAGTGCTGACGTACCCTGCAATTTCATGTGGACCAATCGTGGCTCAGTACCTGGACCTGCCTCTTGTCTGCACCCTACGGTCTATACCTCTTGGAATAG ACACTCGTACTAGTGGCGTCCCCACCCCTCTTGCCTACGTACCAACAATGGGCTTAGGGTTGTCGGATAGGATGACATTTTTCCAAAGAGTCATGAACGTTTTAGCTTATGTACTGATAAATGCTGTGGCGCGGCCAGTTGTCGAGAGAACTTACAACGTTTTGGCAAGAAG AACCATCGGGGACAACTACACCATGTCTGCTGCCTTGGCAAGAACCGACGTATGGCTCTACCAATCAGACCTCATGTTTGACTTCCCTAAACCTATCATGCCAAATATGGTCAGCATAGCGGGTCACATGGCTGACAAAGTCAAGCCGCTCAGTGAG AACCTGGAGACGTTCATGCAGAGCTCTGGAGATGCCGGAGTCGTGATTGTAACGTTCGGCTCCATGATAGCGGCTATGCCGGCAGAGACAGCCGACATGCTGGCCGCTGCCTTTGCCCGTCTGCCGCAGAAGGTTGTGTGGCGCTACGCTGGGGCGCCACCTCCAAGTCTGGGCTCCAACACCAAGACCATGCAGTGGGTACCCCAGAGCGACTTACTCG CTCATCCCAAGACAAAGGCGTTTGTATCACACTGTGGCTACAACGGTGTATCAGAGGCCATGTACCACGGGGTTCCCTTGATCGGCATGCCTCTGTTCGGTGACCAACACGACAACATTGCCCGGGTGGAGGCCCGAGGGATGGCTGTGACACTGGACATCCACAGCGTGACGTCAGAAGAAGTTTACCAGGCCATCACTACGGTTGTTTCCAATCCCAG ATATAAGGAGAAAGCCAAATACATCTCCACCCACCTCCAGGACCAACCACAGTCACCCATGGAGCGAGCAACATGGTGGATagaacacgtcatcaaacatggcggcctCCCTCATCTGAGGTCGAGGGCAATCGAACTGCCCTTCTACCAGTATTATCTGTTAGACGTCTTAGCCCTGATTGTGGCTGTTATAACTAGTGTGTTATTGCTTTGTTGGAAGTGTTGTTCGCTTGCATGTGGCCTATGCAAAAGGAGTAGAGCTAATACCAAGCACAAGACTAATTGA
- the LOC118403335 gene encoding UDP-glucuronosyltransferase 2B33-like: protein MTFLQRVKNTLFYFGLTTIGLFMERNIDDIARRTIGNNYTMSAALARTDVWLYQSDLMFDFPKPIMPNMVNIAGHMAEEVKPLSEDLERFMQSSGDAGVVIVTFGSMIAAMPAETADMLAAAFARLPQKVVWRYAGTPPPSLGSNTKTMQWVPQSDLLAHPKTKAFVSHCGYNGVSEAMYHGVPLIGMPLFGDQHDNIARVEARGMAVTLDIHSVTSDEVYQAITTVISDPRYKEKAKFVSTYRQDQPQLPMERAIWWIEHVIKHGGLPHLKSRAVELPFYQYYLLDVIALIVSVIAVVLLVCWKCCLFACGICKRSSTNIKQKSN from the exons ATGACCTTCTTACAGAGGGTCAAGAACACCCTGTTCTACTTTGGGCTGACCACAATAGGACTCTTCATGGAGAGGAACATAGACGATATTGCAAGAAG AACGATTGGAAACAACTACACCATGTCTGCTGCCTTGGCAAGAACCGACGTGTGGCTCTACCAATCAGACCTCATGTTTGACTTCCCTAAACCTATCATGCCAAATATGGTCAACATAGCGGGTCACATGGCAGAAGAGGTCAAGCCGCTCAGTGAG GATCTCGAAAGGTTCATGCAGAGCTCTGGAGATGCCGGAGTCGTGATTGTAACGTTCGGCTCCATGATAGCGGCTATGCCGGCAGAGACAGCCGACATGCTGGCCGCTGCCTTTGCCCGTCTGCCGCAGAAGGTTGTGTGGCGCTACGCTGGGACGCCACCTCCAAGTCTGGGCTCCAACACCAAGACCATGCAGTGGGTACCTCAGAGCGACTTATTAG CCCATCCCAAGACAAAGGCCTTTGTATCACACTGTGGCTACAACGGTGTATCAGAGGCCATGTACCACGGGGTTCCCTTGATCGGCATGCCTCTGTTCGGTGACCAACACGACAACATTGCCCGGGTGGAGGCCCGAGGGATGGCCGTGACACTAGACATCCACAGTGTGACGTCAGACGAGGTTTACCAGGCCATCACTACCGTTATTTCCGATCCCAG GTATAAGGAGAAAGCCAAATTCGTCTCCACCTACCGCCAAGACCAACCACAGTTACCCATGGAGCGAGCAATATGGTGGATagaacacgtcatcaaacatggcggcctCCCTCATCTGAAGTCGAGGGCAGTTGAGCTGCCCTTCTACCAGTACTATCTGTTGGACGTGATAGCTTTGATCGTATCTGTCATTGCTGTTGTGTTGTTGGTTTGCTGGaagtgttgtttgtttgcatgtggCATTTGCAAACGGAGTAGCACCAACATCAAACAGAAATCTAACTAA